From Bombus fervidus isolate BK054 unplaced genomic scaffold, iyBomFerv1 scaffold0148, whole genome shotgun sequence, a single genomic window includes:
- the LOC139997707 gene encoding LOW QUALITY PROTEIN: cytochrome b-like (The sequence of the model RefSeq protein was modified relative to this genomic sequence to represent the inferred CDS: substituted 11 bases at 11 genomic stop codons): MKKIIPIIYKINLINLPISFINLPTPININYFXNFGSILGIFLIIQIISGLFLSIHYCPNINIAFYRISNIIKDINSGXLIRLIHINGASFYFLIIYLHIARNIFYYSFKLLQVXIIGVSILFLSIATAFLGYVLPXGQISFXGAIVITNLISAIPYIGQFIVEXIXGGFSINNDTLNRFYSFHFILPFIILLIVFIHLIILHITGSSNPIHSKINIYKINFHPYFTIKDIITIILVFILFIIINLQFPYILGDPDNFKIANPIITPVHIKPEXYFLFAYSILRVIPNKLGGVIILFFSIFILYLIPLINLNNLKNNKFYFINKIIYXXFINIFIILTXLGRQIIEYPYINLNQIFTFIYFFYLILSFYINNI; encoded by the coding sequence atgaaaaaaataattccaataatttataaaataaatttaataaatttaccaatatcatttattaatttaccaacaccaattaatattaattatttttgaaattttggatCGATTTTaggaatatttctaataattcaaattatttcaggattatttctttctatacATTATTGTCCAAATATCAATATTGCATTTTACAGAATTTCTAacattataaaagatataaattcaggttgattaattcgtttaattcatataaatggtgcttcattttattttttaattatatatttacatattgcacgaaatatattttattattcatttaaattattacaagttTGAATAATTGgtgtatcaattttatttttatcaatagcaACTGCATTTTTAGGATATGTTCTTCCATGAGGTCAAATATCATTTTGAGGAGCAAtagtaattacaaatttaatttcagcaaTTCCTTATATTGGGCAATTTATAGTTGAATGAATCTGAGGAggattttcaattaataatgatacattaaatcgattttattcatttcattttattttaccatttattattcttttaatagtttttattcatttaataattttacatattacagGATCTTCAAATCCTATtcattctaaaataaatatttataaaattaattttcatccatattttacaattaaagatataattacaattattttagtatttatattatttataattattaatcttcAATTTCCATATATATTAGGAGATccagataattttaaaatagcaAATCCAATAATTACCCCAGTTCATATTAAACcagaatgatattttttatttgcatattcAATTTTACGAGTTATTCCTAATAAATTAGGAGgagtaattatattatttttttcaatttttattctatatttaattccattaattaatttaaataatttaaaaaataataaattttattttataaataaaattatatattgatgatttattaatatttttattatattaacttgATTAGGAAgacaaataattgaatatccatatataaatttaaatcaaatttttacttttatatattttttttatttaattctttcattttatattaataatatttga